The proteins below come from a single Egibacteraceae bacterium genomic window:
- the cobJ gene encoding precorrin-3B C(17)-methyltransferase, translating into MTTVAIAATAAGRRHGEHLAAVLADTCLVDGRPAQALADAWDDAAALVLCMATGAATRLVAPHLAGKRTDPPVVTVDDAGRFAVALCGGHHGANDLARRVAAALGATPVVTTASDVLDLPALDTLGADLGLRLDPDHAATAAVGAALLAGAPVHRWRARPWPTGPLPTTVVDSDEPRAPGILVTDELVDAPRPCVVYRPASLVVGMGAARGVSAAEVGDLVDAALADAGLSPLSVTRLATADVKADEPGVIAAAAARGWPLVTHPVGRLAAVAVPNPSETVRAAVGTPSVAEAAALESGGELVVAKRKSANATVAVARLPVRGRLTLVSAGPGDEALLPAMARDALAAAEVVVGLDQYLDRVRGFTRPGCEIRPSPIGDEVTRAREAVGAAREGRSVALLSGGDIGVYAMASPAVELAGDDIDVVTIPGITAAVAAAALLGAPLGHDHCAISLSDLLTPWEVIRRRVKAAAEGDLVVVFYNPRSRARDWQLQEACLLLGEHRKPDTPVGIVTDAYRPTQQVTLTTLGELDPQLVDMRTTVVVGSSQTRLAAGRMLTPRGYQ; encoded by the coding sequence GTGACCACGGTCGCCATCGCCGCCACCGCCGCGGGACGCCGCCACGGCGAGCACCTCGCCGCGGTGCTGGCCGACACCTGCCTGGTGGACGGCCGGCCCGCCCAGGCGCTGGCGGACGCCTGGGACGATGCCGCAGCACTCGTGCTGTGCATGGCCACGGGTGCGGCCACCCGGCTCGTCGCCCCGCATCTGGCCGGCAAGCGCACCGACCCGCCGGTGGTGACCGTCGACGACGCGGGCCGCTTCGCGGTCGCGCTGTGCGGCGGCCACCACGGCGCCAACGACCTCGCCCGCCGGGTCGCCGCGGCGCTGGGCGCCACACCCGTGGTGACCACCGCCAGCGACGTGCTGGACCTGCCAGCGCTCGACACCCTCGGAGCGGACCTGGGCCTGCGGCTCGACCCCGACCACGCCGCCACCGCCGCCGTCGGCGCCGCCCTCCTCGCGGGGGCGCCGGTGCACCGTTGGCGGGCCCGACCCTGGCCCACCGGCCCCCTGCCCACCACCGTGGTCGACAGCGACGAGCCGCGCGCCCCCGGCATCCTCGTCACCGACGAGCTGGTCGACGCGCCCCGCCCGTGCGTGGTGTACCGCCCAGCGTCGCTCGTGGTCGGCATGGGTGCCGCCCGCGGCGTCTCGGCGGCCGAGGTCGGCGACCTGGTCGACGCCGCCCTGGCCGACGCCGGACTGTCCCCACTGTCGGTGACCCGGCTGGCCACCGCCGACGTCAAGGCCGACGAGCCCGGCGTCATCGCCGCCGCGGCCGCCCGTGGATGGCCGCTGGTCACCCACCCTGTCGGCCGGCTGGCGGCCGTGGCGGTGCCCAACCCCAGCGAGACCGTCCGCGCCGCCGTGGGCACCCCCAGTGTCGCCGAGGCTGCAGCGCTGGAGTCGGGCGGCGAGCTGGTCGTGGCCAAGCGCAAGAGCGCCAACGCCACGGTGGCGGTGGCCCGCCTGCCGGTGCGCGGCCGGCTCACGCTGGTCAGCGCCGGGCCCGGCGACGAGGCGCTGCTGCCGGCGATGGCCCGCGACGCCCTGGCCGCCGCGGAGGTCGTCGTCGGCCTCGACCAGTACCTGGACCGGGTACGCGGGTTCACCCGCCCGGGCTGCGAGATCCGGCCCAGCCCGATCGGCGACGAGGTGACCCGCGCCCGGGAAGCGGTGGGGGCTGCCCGGGAGGGCCGCAGCGTCGCGCTGCTGTCGGGAGGCGACATCGGGGTGTACGCCATGGCGTCGCCCGCCGTCGAGCTGGCCGGCGACGACATCGACGTGGTGACGATCCCCGGGATCACCGCAGCGGTGGCCGCAGCGGCACTGCTCGGCGCTCCGCTGGGCCACGATCACTGCGCCATCTCGCTGTCGGACCTGCTCACGCCGTGGGAGGTGATCCGCCGGCGGGTCAAAGCCGCCGCGGAAGGCGACCTCGTCGTCGTGTTCTACAACCCGCGCAGCCGAGCCCGTGACTGGCAGCTGCAGGAGGCCTGCCTGCTGCTGGGCGAGCACCGCAAGCCCGACACCCCGGTCGGCATCGTCACCGACGCCTACCGGCCCACCCAGCAGGTGACCCTCACCACCCTCGGTGAGCTCGACCCCCAACTGGTCGACATGCGCACCACCGTGGTGGTCGGCAGCAGCCAGACCCGCCTGGCCGCCGGCCGCATGCTCACCCCCAGGGGCTACCAGTGA
- the cbiE gene encoding precorrin-6y C5,15-methyltransferase (decarboxylating) subunit CbiE: MITVVGLDGGPLADRARAALARADVVLGWSRHVELVAGSLPPAVRQVVVDRDLPATLTVLREAQGRRVVLASGDPGFFGIVRAVAAEHTDVTVIPAVSSVAAAFAAAATSWDDAQVVSTHGRSPDRALAVCRRLPKVAVLTGPALGPAELGAALAGLAKRLVVAERLGHPDERVTTVTPHEAAARSDWRDPNVVVVLDDPLPASQKGWAAPPRGTAQRWALPESAFTHRDSMITKAEVRAVALGWLGPGLGDLVWDVGAGSGAVATECARLGAAVIAVDSDPEQCDRARANAAGHDVPVEVVCAKAPEALAALPDPDAVFVGGGGTALTDIVEQAAARARRSVVVALATVERIAGVTGALERHGLQVEATQIHAARLAPLAGGHRLATTNPVFLIRGGRP, encoded by the coding sequence ATGATCACCGTGGTGGGACTCGACGGCGGGCCGCTGGCCGACCGCGCCCGCGCCGCGCTGGCCCGGGCCGACGTCGTCCTGGGCTGGTCCCGCCATGTCGAGCTCGTCGCCGGGTCGCTGCCGCCGGCGGTGCGCCAGGTCGTGGTCGACCGTGACCTGCCCGCGACCCTGACGGTGCTGCGCGAGGCCCAGGGGCGCCGCGTCGTGCTCGCCTCCGGCGACCCGGGCTTCTTCGGCATCGTCCGGGCGGTGGCCGCCGAGCACACCGACGTCACGGTGATCCCCGCGGTGTCGTCGGTGGCGGCGGCGTTCGCCGCGGCCGCGACCTCCTGGGACGACGCCCAGGTCGTCTCCACCCACGGCCGCTCGCCTGACCGCGCGCTCGCGGTCTGCCGGCGCCTGCCCAAGGTCGCGGTCCTGACCGGCCCGGCGCTCGGCCCCGCCGAGCTCGGTGCGGCGCTCGCCGGGCTGGCCAAGCGCCTGGTCGTCGCCGAGCGCCTCGGCCATCCCGACGAGCGGGTCACCACCGTGACCCCCCACGAGGCCGCCGCCCGCAGCGACTGGCGCGACCCCAACGTCGTCGTCGTCCTCGACGACCCGCTGCCGGCGTCACAGAAGGGCTGGGCGGCGCCGCCCCGTGGGACCGCCCAGCGCTGGGCGCTGCCCGAGAGCGCGTTCACCCACCGCGACAGCATGATCACCAAAGCCGAGGTGCGCGCGGTCGCGCTCGGCTGGCTCGGCCCGGGATTGGGTGACCTCGTGTGGGACGTCGGCGCCGGCAGCGGCGCGGTGGCCACCGAGTGCGCCCGACTGGGCGCAGCGGTGATCGCCGTGGACAGCGACCCCGAGCAGTGCGACCGCGCCCGGGCCAACGCCGCCGGCCACGACGTGCCCGTCGAGGTCGTGTGCGCCAAGGCACCCGAGGCGCTGGCCGCCCTACCCGACCCCGACGCGGTGTTCGTCGGCGGCGGGGGGACCGCGCTGACCGACATCGTCGAGCAGGCGGCTGCCCGCGCCCGCCGCAGCGTGGTCGTCGCCCTGGCCACCGTCGAACGCATCGCCGGCGTGACCGGGGCGCTGGAGCGCCACGGCCTGCAGGTCGAAGCCACCCAGATCCACGCCGCCCGCCTGGCACCGCTGGCCGGCGGCCACCGGCTGGCCACCACCAACCCGGTCTTCCTGATCAGGGGAGGCCGGCCGTGA
- a CDS encoding precorrin-8X methylmutase, with product MTTVHPIEAESYRRMRGTVDLAGLPPLSRAVTERVVHASADVDYAGDLVLDEDALQRGLAALDAGRPVVVDVAMVAAGITAVATSCGLGAAEPPPGQTRSAAGIRAAVAQAGPGGVYVVGCAPTALFALLEADADPALVVGLPVGFVGAVEAKQALRDSGLPAVSNRGPKGGSAVAAAALNALLYAGGRR from the coding sequence GTGACCACCGTCCACCCCATCGAAGCCGAGTCCTACCGCCGCATGCGCGGCACGGTGGACCTCGCCGGGCTCCCACCGCTGAGTCGTGCCGTGACCGAACGGGTCGTGCACGCCTCAGCCGACGTGGACTACGCCGGCGACCTCGTCCTGGACGAGGACGCGCTGCAGCGTGGCCTGGCCGCACTGGACGCCGGGCGGCCTGTGGTCGTCGACGTGGCGATGGTCGCCGCGGGCATCACCGCCGTTGCGACCTCATGCGGCCTCGGTGCGGCCGAGCCCCCGCCGGGACAGACCCGCAGCGCCGCGGGGATCCGCGCCGCGGTGGCGCAGGCCGGTCCGGGAGGCGTCTACGTCGTGGGCTGCGCCCCCACCGCGCTGTTCGCACTGCTGGAAGCCGACGCGGACCCGGCGCTGGTCGTCGGCCTGCCCGTGGGCTTCGTCGGCGCGGTCGAGGCCAAGCAAGCACTGCGCGACAGCGGCCTGCCGGCGGTCAGCAACCGGGGCCCCAAGGGCGGGTCGGCCGTGGCCGCAGCCGCGCTGAACGCGCTGCTGTACGCCGGGGGTCGGCGATGA
- a CDS encoding cobalt-precorrin-5B (C(1))-methyltransferase: protein MSGARELREPDLPRTAKDRPTALRTGWTTGACSSAAAKAAAVLLAGGDVPTRVDIPLPQPFAGSDRAGFAVQHAQAVDGWAEAVVVKDAGDDPDVTDGAHLTVRLEPAAEPGITFHAGDGVGTVTKPGLGLEVGGPAINPTPRRMIAQAVGEVVDLERVGVACTITVPGGQTMARKTTNRRLGIVGGISILGTTGIVRPFSTASWRASVVQAVDVAAAADQDLVVLATGGRTERAAMRLLPDLADVCFVELGDFTGAALRRLTERGIGRCVFVGMIGKLAKLGAGILMTHYTRSKVDLGYLAEITADAGAPSDVVDAVAVANTARHAYELWQHHGVERAPSLLCAQVADNLTRFTDGAVDADAVMVDFDTLELVGASPGWRAPR, encoded by the coding sequence CCGCGCACCGCGAAGGACCGCCCCACCGCGCTGCGCACCGGATGGACGACCGGCGCGTGCTCGTCGGCCGCCGCCAAAGCGGCGGCGGTGCTGCTCGCCGGCGGCGACGTCCCCACCAGGGTCGACATCCCGCTGCCCCAACCCTTCGCCGGCAGCGACCGGGCCGGGTTCGCCGTCCAGCATGCGCAAGCCGTCGACGGCTGGGCCGAGGCGGTCGTGGTCAAGGACGCCGGCGACGACCCCGACGTGACCGACGGCGCGCACCTCACCGTGCGTCTGGAGCCCGCCGCCGAGCCCGGGATCACCTTCCACGCCGGCGACGGTGTGGGCACCGTCACCAAGCCGGGGCTCGGTCTGGAGGTCGGGGGACCCGCGATCAACCCGACCCCGCGGCGGATGATCGCCCAGGCGGTCGGCGAGGTCGTCGACCTGGAGCGCGTCGGCGTGGCGTGCACCATCACCGTCCCCGGCGGCCAGACGATGGCGCGCAAGACCACCAACCGCCGGCTGGGGATCGTGGGGGGCATCTCCATCCTCGGCACCACCGGCATCGTCCGGCCGTTCTCCACCGCCAGCTGGCGCGCCTCGGTCGTCCAGGCCGTCGACGTCGCCGCCGCAGCCGACCAGGACCTGGTGGTGCTGGCCACCGGCGGGCGCACCGAGCGGGCCGCCATGCGGCTGCTGCCCGACCTGGCCGACGTGTGCTTCGTCGAGCTCGGCGACTTCACCGGGGCGGCGCTGCGACGCCTGACCGAACGCGGCATCGGCCGCTGCGTGTTCGTCGGCATGATCGGCAAGCTCGCCAAGCTCGGCGCCGGGATCCTCATGACCCACTACACCCGCTCCAAGGTGGACCTCGGCTACCTGGCCGAGATCACCGCCGACGCCGGCGCCCCCTCAGACGTCGTCGACGCGGTCGCCGTCGCCAACACCGCCCGCCACGCCTACGAGCTGTGGCAGCACCACGGCGTCGAGCGGGCGCCGTCCCTGCTGTGCGCGCAGGTCGCCGACAACCTCACCCGGTTCACCGACGGCGCCGTGGACGCCGACGCGGTGATGGTCGACTTCGACACGCTCGAGCTGGTCGGCGCCAGCCCCGGCTGGCGGGCGCCCCGATGA
- a CDS encoding 4Fe-4S binding protein gives MTAVSERRYAVSCDDTAVAVTMACVGCGACLATCPEAAIRVAPPGYGPPLDVLDSCTACAECIEICPVDAIVEVLR, from the coding sequence GTGACCGCGGTCAGCGAGCGCAGGTACGCGGTCTCATGTGACGACACCGCCGTAGCGGTCACCATGGCCTGTGTGGGCTGCGGCGCGTGCCTCGCCACCTGCCCGGAGGCCGCCATCCGGGTCGCGCCACCCGGATACGGGCCGCCCCTGGACGTGCTGGACTCCTGCACCGCCTGCGCAGAGTGCATCGAGATCTGCCCCGTCGACGCCATCGTGGAGGTCTTGCGGTGA
- a CDS encoding sirohydrochlorin chelatase: MTPALLLAGHGTRSTAGVEEYFALADRVRALAPELTVGTGFIELASPPLTTAAGDLAAAGHEHIVVLPLVLLGAGHAKTDVPGSIAAARRQLPGVRFTYGRPLGVHPNLLTVLDERLTAAVPPAERSHTAVLLVGRGSSDPDANADLHKVSRLLWEGRDWPLVETGFVGLTHPRIPQALERLRLLGATRIAVVPYFLFTGVLEERIRAQSAAYARQHADVAVTVTGYLGPDDRIAGLALDRYAEALDGTAVMNCDGCVHRRPLPGFADKVGLPQVPHAHPDDPGPAPPAPPADEGVHTHG; encoded by the coding sequence ATGACGCCCGCCCTGCTGCTCGCCGGGCACGGCACCCGCAGCACCGCCGGCGTCGAGGAGTACTTCGCCCTGGCGGACCGCGTCCGCGCGCTCGCACCCGAGCTGACCGTGGGCACCGGGTTCATCGAGCTCGCCTCCCCGCCGCTGACCACCGCCGCTGGCGACCTCGCCGCCGCGGGACACGAGCACATCGTCGTGCTGCCCCTGGTGCTGCTCGGCGCCGGACACGCCAAGACCGACGTCCCCGGAAGCATCGCCGCGGCCCGCCGTCAGCTGCCGGGCGTGCGCTTCACCTACGGCCGCCCGCTCGGTGTCCACCCGAACCTGCTCACCGTCCTCGACGAGCGCCTGACCGCGGCCGTGCCGCCCGCCGAGCGCTCGCACACCGCCGTGCTGCTCGTCGGTCGTGGCTCCAGCGACCCCGACGCCAACGCCGACCTGCACAAGGTCTCCCGGCTGCTGTGGGAAGGCCGGGACTGGCCGCTGGTGGAGACCGGATTCGTCGGGCTCACCCACCCCCGCATCCCCCAGGCGCTGGAGCGCCTGCGCCTGCTCGGCGCCACCCGCATCGCCGTCGTCCCCTACTTCCTGTTCACCGGTGTGCTCGAGGAGCGCATCCGCGCCCAATCAGCGGCCTACGCCCGCCAACACGCGGACGTGGCGGTGACCGTCACCGGCTACCTTGGCCCCGACGATCGCATCGCCGGACTCGCGCTGGACCGTTACGCCGAGGCACTGGACGGCACCGCGGTGATGAACTGCGACGGCTGCGTCCACCGCAGACCCCTGCCGGGCTTCGCCGACAAGGTCGGCCTGCCCCAGGTGCCGCACGCACATCCCGACGACCCGGGGCCGGCGCCCCCCGCACCCCCGGCCGACGAGGGCGTGCACACCCATGGGTGA